The following DNA comes from Vigna radiata var. radiata cultivar VC1973A chromosome 4, Vradiata_ver6, whole genome shotgun sequence.
CAGACCATCAGTGTGTAAACATTTGGCAGCTTGTCTGCATAGTTATAATATTGAGATTCCCTTTTCTTCAGGAAGTATATGAAACCGAAACCTTATAGGTATACTCCACCTAAAAGGTtatcattgataaaaaaaagcaaCGATTGATTTCTACTTCTGCATCATTAACTCATCGTgcagaaagaaaagatgaaggAAAAATGGAAGGAACAAAGATGTTACTTGAAAGGTGATCTTGTAACAGtaacaaattttctataaaattcacAAGGGTCTCTACTCATTGTGGTAAAACACAGGAGCCCTGTGCCATCTATCTGTTTGCATTGTGTAAAACATTCTCTGTTTGTTAGGATGTTTTCCTTTGGTTCAGCAATGTTGCTTTTATTGTTAATTCAGAGACATTTTCCTTTCCGATTCAACTAGAACGTACTAACAGAGTACTCTTAAATAAtcatctaattatatattatgataaatttgttgattttagtaacttttgtaaaattaatgcCATATTAATCAACAACTAGTTGACATTGTAAAAACTATAAATCAAGCAGGAAAATTTAAATCTTTCAAATCCCTTTCTTCATTGAACTCAGATCCCAATATCCAATTTCTACACCAATTtcctaaaacaaaattatacgATCCTAATCCATAGGTTAACATTTAAAACAGgaagaagaaattaatataaaaatgttaaacacATCATGAAAATTGATAATCGCTTTATTTCTGTACACTCAACGTTGTAGAAATGCATATCTGAATTAGAAAGCAACACCTCTGAGcttgacatttttctttttagagaaaaacaaaaaacccaCAAacaataaggaaaataaaattaaaattcgaGAGAAGGAGAGAGAATTGTACCAGCCTTCCAAGAAGGAAGTAAAACCGGGGGTATCATCGTCATGATACTGTACGTGGTGGCAATGGTAATGCGAAGGAGGTGGCGGAGGGTACTGTTGATTCAAATAGCTTTGGTAACCTTGGTACTGCGGAGGCGGTGGCATGAACGGCTCATACCCTGCCGgaggcggcggcggcggcgctGATGCATAACTCGGTGGCGGAAAAGGAAGGGCGTAGCCTACGTTGATTAAATTGAAAGAGAATTAACAGAACAGTTTCGGCAAAAGAAAgggtttagtttaatttaattgaattgaataatttaCCCGGAGGAGGATAATAGGGGTCTCTTTGGTAATTAGCCATTATTTGGGGAATTGCAATCAaggacactttttttttttttttgggtgagAGCGGGAATTTGAACGACGAGGAGAAAAACCAAATGTATCTGTTTTGTTGAAGGGACAGCGTTGTTCGTCACGCTGTTCCAATCTTAGCTTGCCACGTAAACAGTCAACTGATTCACAGATATGACCATTCtcttttgttaataaatattctaCCTAACTTAAAGGTTAGTTTTCCAACTCttcttactattattattttaaaataaaactacaattGATATttaggaaataaaatatttttctacatTTATTATAGTTGATAATTAAGGCTTTCTTCGGTTATAAGAatttgggagagatgatttggggagatgatttgaatagaTCTGAGtagatttgaggataatttttgttgttgtttttttcgtggatttgtgagtaattgagagtgaatttggaaataaagtttgtgaaaattagtgtaggatttgattgatatgacagatgtaaaaatttagtttaattggtagaaattaaaaattaccaatatacaatgttatttattaatgttacatttaattttaaaaatgtttataaaaagaaaaaaatataattattaaaattaattttaaaaatataaaaaatattaatttagcaaattgaaataattcttttaaaatataatatatttttaatctaatttgcTACAAAGTGATGTGTTTTTTCTattgaagtaaaatttaatatttatgaagaaataaatcattaacctaaattaaacaatgattttaaaaatttaatttaattgcaaAAACTTTTCCATTTGGAAAAATACCTTGCCTTTGAATACAAAtgacattttatataataaaatggtaaaactATCAAAAGGTGTTGATTCTTTCGACTTCAACGTCATTTCGAAGAAGCACCAGTTTGTGAGAAAATTAGGAGGGCAGAAATGACATTTTGTTGAAAATCAGTGCAAATCGCACCAAGATAGCGAGGAATTAAAAAAGAACACATCTCTCGCAAATCATCGTAATTCTATCGTTGTAAATCATCGCAAATCAACTGTAACGAACATAATCAATCTCGCAAATCATCTCTCACTTTTTCTCTTGAACAGTGTATTTCACGGAAgcaaacacaccctaaaagaaCATTATGaagaataacatttaaataCAGAATTATTCTATTCAAACTTATCTAGGAGGGTATtaggaatgaaaaagaaattaataattattttt
Coding sequences within:
- the LOC106759021 gene encoding protein PAF1 homolog isoform X2; the encoded protein is MANYQRDPYYPPPGYALPFPPPSYASAPPPPPPAGYEPFMPPPPQYQGYQSYLNQQYPPPPPSHYHCHHVQYHDDDTPGFTSFLEGCLVFLAGYSFSG
- the LOC106759021 gene encoding protein PAF1 homolog isoform X3, translated to MANYQRDPYYPPPGYALPFPPPSYASAPPPPPPAGYEPFMPPPPQYQGYQSYLNQQYPPPPPSHYHCHHVQYHDDDTPGFTSFLEG
- the LOC106759021 gene encoding cysteine-rich and transmembrane domain-containing protein WIH2 isoform X1, translated to MANYQRDPYYPPPGYALPFPPPSYASAPPPPPPAGYEPFMPPPPQYQGYQSYLNQQYPPPPPSHYHCHHVQYHDDDTPGFTSFLEGCLTALCCCCLLEDCFF